The Henckelia pumila isolate YLH828 unplaced genomic scaffold, ASM3356847v2 CTG_461:::fragment_3, whole genome shotgun sequence genome window below encodes:
- the LOC140872278 gene encoding pentatricopeptide repeat-containing protein At4g37170-like, translated as MKSRSLILGTLHGCGSSPFSSSCSWRTHFIGSSNQEDPRFIHVLGSSNQEDPRFIHPLNKDEKFKDSVQHLCQQRRLRDAIQLLETQAHVSSAAGIYVTLLQLCIEKRALHEGKRVHAHIRGSSFVPGIFVSNKILELYCKCGSFSDARNLFDEMSERDLCSRNTLISGYSNMGRVEEARKLFDLMPDRDNFSWTAMISGSVKNNKPEDALELYRTMQRNENFKCNKFTISSALAASAALQSLRLGKEIHGHIIRVQLDSDAVVWSALLDAYGKCGSVNEARHIFDRTLEKDIVSWTAMIDRYFGDGRWGEGLSLFSDFLNSGIRPNEFTYAGVLNACASQTTEGLGRQVHGNMIRLGFDPYSFAASALVHMYAKCGSVDRAHRVFKWLPRPDLVSWTSLIIGYAQNGQPHHALQLFELLLESGEKPDHVTFVGVLSACTHAGLVNKGLEYFYSIEEKHGLSHTADHYACVIDLLSRSGRFKEAEDIIKKMQTKPDKFLWASLLGGCRIHGNYELAEKVAENLFEIEPENAATYVTLANIYASAGKWSEVANVRKLMDERRVVKKPGISWINVKNKVHIFMVGDQSHPKSEEIFEFLGKVSKRMMEKGYVPSTNYVLHDVEEEQKEQNLSFHSEKLAVAFGVISTPPGTQIKVFKNLRTCVDCHTAIKFISDIVDRKIVIRDSTRFHTFESGRCSCLDYW; from the coding sequence ATGAAATCACGCTCATTGATTCTTGGAACCCTCCATGGTTGCGGCTCATCTCCATTCTCTTCTTCATGTTCTTGGCGAACGCACTTCATTGGATCATCGAACCAGGAAGATCCACGATTCATTCATGTCCTTGGATCATCGAACCAGGAAGACCCACGATTCATTCATCCATTAAACAAAGACGAGAAATTTAAGGATTCCGTCCAACACTTGTGCCAACAAAGGCGCTTAAGAGATGCCATCCAATTACTCGAAACCCAGGCTCACGTATCATCTGCTGCAGGTATATATGTCACACTTTTACAACTCTGTATCGAGAAGAGGGCTTTGCATGAGGGCAAAAGAGTGCATGCCCACATCAGAGGCTCCAGTTTTGTGCCTGGGATCTTTGTTTCGAACAAGATTCTCGAGCTGTACTGCAAGTGCGGTAGCTTCTCCGATGCTCGGAACCTGTTCGATGAGATGAGTGAGAGAGATTTGTGTTCTAGGAACACTTTGATATCAGGATATTCGAATATGGGCAGAGTGGAAGAAGCGAGGAAACTGTTCGACCTAATGCCAGACAGAGATAACTTTTCTTGGACAGCCATGATTTCAGGAAGTGTTAAAAATAACAAACCTGAGGATGCACTAGAATTATATAGAACAATGCAGAGAAATGAGAATTTCAAGTGTAACAAGTTCACTATTTCTAGTGCTCTTGCAGCTTCAGCTGCTCTGCAGTCTCTGCGTTTGGGTAAGGAAATTCACGGACATATAATTCGAGTACAGTTAGATTCTGATGCAGTAGTTTGGAGTGCTTTATTGGACGCATATGGAAAATGCGGGAGCGTAAATGAGGCTAGGCACATTTTTGATAGAACATTGGAGAAAGACATTGTTTCTTGGACGGCTATGATTGATCGGTATTTTGGCGATGGAAGATGGGGAGAGGGGCTATCTTTATTTTCggatttcttaaattctggaaTTAGGCCTAACGAGTTCACATATGCTGGAGTTTTAAATGCGTGTGCCAGTCAAACGACTGAGGGGTTGGGAAGACAGGTTCACGGAAACATGATTCGGTTAGGGTTTGATCCATATTCATTTGCCGCTAGTGCACTTGTTCACATGTATGCCAAATGTGGTAGTGTTGATAGAGCACACAGAGTATTCAAATGGCTTCCTCGACCTGATTTAGTTTCTTGGACGTCCTTGATTATTGGGTATGCTCAAAATGGCCAACCTCACCATGCTCTTCAGTTATTCGAGCTGCTTCTGGAATCTGGTGAGAAGCCTGATCACGTCACGTTTGTTGGTGTTCTTTCGGCTTGTACTCATGCTGGTTTAGTCAATAAAGGTCTTGAGTATTTTTATTCTATAGAAGAGAAACATGGATTGTCTCACACTGCTGATCACTATGCCTGTGTGATTGATCTATTGAGTCGGTCTGGAAGATTTAAAGAAGCTGAAGATATTATCAAGAAAATGCAAACGAAACCGGACAAGTTTCTGTGGGCTTCCTTACTTGGTGGTTGCAGGATCCATGGAAATTATGAACTTGCCGAGAAGGTAGCAGAGAACTTGTTTGAAATCGAGCCTGAGAATGCAGCGACATATGTAACTCTAGCTAATATATACGCGAGTGCAGGAAAGTGGAGCGAAGTGGCGAATGTGAGAAAGCTGATGGACGAAAGACGAGTGGTAAAGAAACCTGGAATAAGTTGGATTAATGTCAAGAATAAAGTTCATATTTTCATGGTTGGAGATCAGTCCCATCCTAAGTCAGAAGAAATATTTGAGTTCCTGGGGAAGGTTTCGAAGAGAATGATGGAGAAGGGTTACGTCCCAAGCACAAACTACGTGTTGCACGATGTGGAGGAGGAGCAGAAGGAGCAAAACCTCTCATTCCATAGCGAGAAACTTGCAGTGGCGTTCGGCGTAATTAGTACACCACCAGGAACTCAGATAAAAGTTTTCAAGAATTTAAGGACCTGTGTTGATTGTCATACTGCCATCAAATTTATTTCTGATATTGTGGATAGGAAAATAGTCATAAGGGATTCAACAAGGTTCCATACCTTTGAGTCCGGAAGATGTTCATGTCTTGATTATTGGTGA